One part of the Bacillus sp. FJAT-27916 genome encodes these proteins:
- a CDS encoding very short patch repair endonuclease — MSDETRKRIMGSIHGKGTKLENRVSRELWRRGGRFRKNVRSLYGTPDIAIQKYKVVIFIDSCFWHACELHGTLPNKNQLFWINKFNRNKEHDQEVTDYYHRKGWHIYRVWEHDLNRDFYGTVDRLEKSILDIKKEF, encoded by the coding sequence ATGTCAGATGAAACAAGAAAGAGAATAATGGGGTCAATCCATGGGAAAGGGACAAAACTTGAAAACAGAGTTTCCCGAGAACTATGGAGAAGGGGGGGTCGGTTTAGGAAAAATGTAAGATCATTATATGGAACTCCGGATATAGCCATTCAAAAATATAAAGTAGTCATCTTTATTGACTCTTGTTTTTGGCATGCATGTGAACTTCATGGCACCTTGCCTAATAAAAATCAGCTATTCTGGATCAATAAGTTTAACCGGAATAAGGAGCATGATCAGGAGGTTACTGATTATTATCATAGGAAGGGCTGGCATATTTATCGGGTGTGGGAGCATGATTTGAATCGGGATTTTTATGGAACGGTTGATAGGTTGGAGAAATCTATCTTAGATATAAAAAAAGAGTTTTAG
- the dcm gene encoding DNA (cytosine-5-)-methyltransferase, with protein sequence MLYRFIDLFAGIGGIRTAFEEYGECVFSCEWDMKAQETYEANFGEKPVGDIRQVDEKEIPDHDILLAGFPCQPFSIAGVSKKNSLGRQHGFLDETQGTLFFDIARIIKEKQPQAFLLENVKNLRSHDKGKTFKVIKNVLEELGYTVYDEVLNAKGLVPQNRERIYIVGFKKPLKFEFPEIPKDGPPLRSILEEEVDDVFTLSDKLWSYLQAYKEKHSKKGNGFGYGLADLDSYSRTLSARYYKDGSEILIPQGEGRNPRRLTPRECARLQGFPETFKIVVSRTAAWKQFGNSVAVPVVRLIAANMIQAIERDETIEDTVEEGRLEYATK encoded by the coding sequence ATGTTATATAGATTCATTGACTTGTTCGCAGGAATTGGTGGAATACGAACAGCATTTGAAGAATATGGAGAATGTGTTTTCTCATGTGAGTGGGATATGAAAGCCCAAGAAACCTACGAAGCAAACTTTGGTGAAAAACCAGTTGGTGATATAAGACAAGTTGATGAAAAAGAAATACCAGATCATGATATTCTTCTTGCGGGTTTCCCTTGTCAGCCGTTTAGTATTGCGGGTGTATCTAAGAAAAACTCTTTAGGCAGACAGCATGGATTTCTGGATGAAACTCAAGGAACTCTATTCTTTGATATAGCAAGGATTATAAAAGAAAAACAGCCTCAAGCATTTCTGCTAGAGAATGTTAAAAATCTAAGAAGCCATGATAAGGGTAAAACTTTTAAAGTAATAAAAAATGTATTAGAAGAATTAGGCTATACCGTTTACGATGAAGTATTAAATGCTAAAGGACTCGTTCCTCAGAACCGTGAACGTATTTATATAGTAGGTTTTAAAAAACCATTAAAGTTTGAGTTTCCAGAAATCCCTAAAGATGGACCACCTTTACGTTCTATTTTAGAGGAAGAGGTGGATGATGTATTTACATTATCAGATAAGCTTTGGTCTTACCTTCAAGCCTACAAGGAAAAGCACAGCAAAAAGGGGAATGGTTTTGGTTACGGTTTAGCAGATTTAGATTCATACTCAAGAACACTCTCTGCCCGTTATTATAAAGATGGAAGTGAGATTTTAATTCCACAGGGTGAAGGGAGAAATCCAAGAAGATTGACCCCACGTGAATGTGCCCGTTTGCAGGGATTTCCCGAAACATTTAAGATTGTAGTGAGTCGAACTGCTGCATGGAAACAATTTGGAAATAGTGTAGCTGTGCCTGTCGTTCGTTTAATTGCAGCAAATATGATACAAGCAATTGAACGAGACGAAACAATTGAAGACACTGTGGAAGAGGGTCGATTGGAGTATGCTACAAAATAA
- a CDS encoding type II restriction endonuclease — translation MLQNNSEKLSGLIEAAKRYGRFYCKFITANDVGLTNAHQEGLHIAKGAWHIFFDEAGVKGENKHKFVKIHIDGYYPFDSRVIYYGRGTRNEYRITRFWAYSPFNKDEQVGNLIVFLPMSNVDFKVYILDTESEIEDFTETFLLNLMHNNAVYDDGKVSDVDLSKRLEEEIEEAVLIFDDFPSTFEMATIARGIHHEVYRRKQFTPDQIILEWVKTEYSTFKVLERHLYQEYLTKPFGEVEPLVAVANTILNRRKSRAGKSLEHHVDFLFRSFSLPFAHPGRSEGNKKPDFLLPSNAAYADMNYQASDLIFLGCKTTCKDRWRQILNEANRIPEKHLLTLQQGISSNQLDEMADENVTLVVPKPYHSMYPVEYRDRIWTVEKFIQFAEEIYFV, via the coding sequence ATGCTACAAAATAACTCAGAAAAATTAAGTGGTTTGATAGAGGCGGCCAAGAGATATGGCCGCTTTTATTGTAAATTCATTACTGCGAATGATGTAGGATTAACGAACGCACACCAAGAAGGATTACACATAGCAAAGGGAGCTTGGCATATCTTTTTTGATGAAGCAGGAGTAAAAGGAGAAAATAAACATAAGTTTGTCAAAATACATATTGATGGTTACTATCCTTTTGATAGTCGTGTGATCTATTATGGAAGAGGAACACGGAATGAATACCGAATAACACGATTTTGGGCATATTCACCATTTAATAAAGACGAGCAAGTAGGAAACCTTATTGTTTTCTTACCAATGAGTAATGTAGATTTCAAGGTATACATATTAGATACAGAATCAGAGATTGAGGACTTTACTGAAACTTTTTTATTAAATTTAATGCATAATAATGCAGTCTATGATGACGGGAAAGTGTCAGATGTTGACCTTTCAAAGAGGTTAGAAGAGGAAATAGAAGAAGCAGTGCTAATATTCGATGATTTCCCTTCTACTTTTGAAATGGCCACAATTGCAAGAGGGATACATCATGAAGTTTATAGAAGAAAACAATTTACACCTGATCAAATTATACTTGAGTGGGTGAAAACAGAATACTCGACATTTAAGGTTCTAGAAAGACACTTATATCAAGAGTATTTAACAAAACCATTCGGGGAAGTAGAGCCTTTAGTTGCAGTAGCTAATACAATTCTTAATCGCCGTAAAAGTAGGGCGGGTAAGAGTTTGGAACACCATGTAGATTTCTTATTTAGATCCTTCAGTCTACCATTTGCTCATCCAGGTAGATCTGAAGGAAACAAGAAACCAGACTTCCTTTTACCCTCTAATGCTGCTTATGCAGATATGAACTATCAAGCAAGTGATTTAATCTTCTTAGGTTGTAAAACTACTTGTAAGGATAGATGGCGACAGATTTTGAATGAGGCAAATCGAATTCCAGAAAAGCACCTTTTGACATTACAGCAAGGGATATCCTCTAATCAATTAGATGAAATGGCTGACGAAAATGTGACCCTTGTTGTACCAAAACCATACCATTCAATGTATCCGGTAGAGTATCGAGATCGCATATGGACGGTTGAAAAGTTTATACAATTTGCGGAAGAAATATATTTCGTATAA
- a CDS encoding restriction endonuclease-like protein, with protein MMALPLSGFPDETELIKIDHRDFSLILKGKPYHERYIGLKQYQKMDHRDVMQFAVQGEGILSAEVFDIDNMRLSSENQVRPIFFENGSYTLMIFPKEGKEISFYHEHPLLRKVIKKTEMPEVTFLSGNLNFQSEVGLTSFEIRLDGQTLVTVTMEIFPTKLDYQKDYRRLLDEVNEEIYNLAFHFIKKTYLQAGIKLDGTPSQTEFYQLIRKHYNQFIQAIQRIEQMPHHTLVQEYHRVRGDQLGKMDSTTRRYLQKRSNLWVDVKDGIPIHGRNLMPTSGIKGKKEIVYDTNENRYVKWMMGRLVDKLEDLIQSIEQQMKKWNKTEEIDVELISRVRQMIREIEQRKKNVFWRTISNRRSTLSSSLVLQMAPGYRDAFQLYLTISKGLILRNSTYQMSVKDVATLYEYWTFLKLGQILARKYEQLDQTIVKVDRSGLFVNLDKTKSATRIFQHPVTHERIELVYQKYPGKLPTLSQRPDTMLSIQKKGKAYDYNYVFDAKYRIDYALPDSYYQRNYQTAGPMEDDINTMHRYRDAIVSSLNGPYERTAFGAYVLFPWNNEDEYRSHHFYESIGRVNIGGLPFLPNATEMVEQFVDRLIEKSPEELQKEGILPIGTKEEWESSLMVKVLVGLVSSQEMHKDYIRTKRYKTPISALKKGWQEVKYIALYVKAGIAEWNGIKEYGAIESVEVENEHVIFSVHIWQNLKSVIVPVQYGISNTMITSLTQLLEAKELPELYMKSKEEMILRKMLRRVSDNVHIRLDSKELDEATTIQEYNFKDIKIELDREHDLVIFTKGVMSKQFSFEKLFVQPTAVFRDLLTML; from the coding sequence ATGATGGCTTTACCTCTTTCTGGATTTCCTGATGAGACTGAGTTAATTAAGATCGATCATCGTGATTTCTCACTCATATTGAAAGGAAAGCCATATCATGAACGCTATATCGGGTTGAAACAGTATCAGAAGATGGACCATCGCGATGTCATGCAGTTTGCCGTGCAGGGGGAAGGGATTCTGTCTGCCGAGGTGTTCGATATAGATAATATGCGACTTTCATCAGAAAACCAAGTACGACCGATCTTTTTTGAGAATGGATCCTATACGTTAATGATTTTCCCGAAAGAGGGCAAAGAGATCAGTTTCTATCATGAGCATCCCTTATTAAGGAAGGTAATCAAGAAGACAGAGATGCCAGAAGTGACTTTCCTATCAGGAAATCTCAACTTCCAAAGTGAGGTAGGCTTAACAAGCTTTGAAATCCGATTAGATGGCCAAACCCTGGTGACTGTGACGATGGAGATATTTCCCACAAAGCTTGATTACCAGAAGGATTATCGTCGTTTGCTTGATGAAGTGAATGAGGAAATCTATAATTTAGCCTTTCATTTTATTAAGAAGACCTATTTACAGGCTGGAATCAAGCTTGATGGTACACCGAGTCAGACAGAATTCTATCAATTAATTAGGAAGCATTATAATCAGTTCATCCAAGCAATCCAGCGTATTGAACAGATGCCCCATCATACACTCGTACAGGAATATCATCGAGTTAGGGGTGACCAGCTTGGAAAGATGGACTCTACGACAAGGAGATATTTGCAGAAGAGATCCAACCTTTGGGTGGATGTTAAAGATGGTATACCTATACATGGACGAAACCTCATGCCTACTTCTGGAATTAAGGGTAAGAAAGAGATCGTTTATGACACGAATGAAAACCGGTATGTGAAATGGATGATGGGCCGACTCGTGGATAAACTGGAAGATTTGATTCAGTCTATTGAGCAACAAATGAAGAAGTGGAATAAAACAGAAGAGATCGATGTGGAATTAATCAGTCGAGTCCGACAAATGATTCGGGAGATTGAGCAGAGAAAAAAGAATGTATTCTGGCGAACAATTTCTAACCGACGTTCAACCTTATCATCGAGCCTTGTTTTACAAATGGCACCTGGTTATCGAGATGCTTTTCAATTATATTTGACGATTTCGAAAGGCTTAATATTAAGGAATTCCACTTATCAAATGTCGGTCAAGGATGTTGCGACACTATATGAATATTGGACGTTCTTGAAGCTTGGCCAAATACTCGCACGGAAGTATGAGCAGCTTGATCAGACGATTGTGAAGGTTGATAGGAGTGGTTTGTTTGTCAATCTCGATAAAACTAAGTCCGCAACACGTATTTTCCAACATCCAGTCACTCATGAACGGATCGAGCTCGTTTATCAGAAATACCCTGGTAAGCTGCCAACGCTTTCGCAAAGGCCGGATACAATGCTTAGCATTCAGAAGAAGGGTAAAGCATATGATTATAACTATGTTTTTGATGCAAAATATCGCATCGATTATGCACTTCCAGACAGTTATTATCAGAGGAATTATCAGACTGCCGGTCCGATGGAGGATGATATTAACACGATGCACAGGTACCGGGATGCTATTGTTTCCTCGCTAAATGGACCGTATGAGCGTACTGCGTTTGGTGCTTATGTGTTATTCCCTTGGAATAATGAAGACGAATACAGGAGTCATCATTTTTACGAGAGTATAGGTCGCGTTAATATCGGTGGTTTGCCGTTCTTGCCGAATGCGACGGAGATGGTAGAGCAATTTGTTGATCGATTAATTGAGAAAAGTCCAGAAGAATTGCAGAAGGAAGGAATTCTACCAATCGGTACAAAGGAAGAGTGGGAGTCTTCCTTAATGGTAAAAGTGCTGGTCGGTTTGGTTTCTTCACAGGAGATGCATAAGGATTATATTCGAACAAAAAGATATAAAACGCCTATATCAGCTTTGAAAAAAGGTTGGCAAGAAGTGAAATATATTGCCCTTTATGTAAAAGCGGGTATTGCCGAGTGGAATGGAATAAAGGAGTACGGGGCAATTGAGTCTGTTGAAGTGGAGAATGAGCATGTCATCTTCAGCGTTCATATATGGCAAAATTTAAAATCGGTTATAGTTCCGGTGCAATATGGCATTTCCAATACTATGATTACCAGTTTAACTCAGTTACTAGAGGCGAAGGAATTACCGGAGCTTTACATGAAATCGAAGGAAGAAATGATTTTGAGGAAGATGCTGCGAAGGGTCTCTGACAATGTCCATATACGCTTAGATTCAAAGGAGCTTGATGAAGCTACAACGATTCAGGAGTATAATTTTAAGGACATTAAGATTGAGTTGGATCGGGAACATGATTTGGTTATCTTTACAAAGGGAGTTATGAGCAAGCAGTTTTCATTTGAAAAGTTATTTGTACAACCTACCGCTGTGTTTCGAGATCTTTTAACGATGTTATAA
- a CDS encoding IS3 family transposase — protein sequence MGTENFEGRCRRPNKKFEGKYGYRHIYLALRMQGYVINHKKVQRIMRNLGLKCFKFRRKSRYNSYKGHVAKVSGGKSPESQVSYAVMSSKACDRYDGIQRG from the coding sequence ATTGGCACGGAAAATTTTGAAGGAAGGTGTAGAAGGCCTAACAAAAAATTCGAAGGGAAATACGGATACCGCCATATTTATTTAGCATTAAGGATGCAAGGTTATGTGATCAATCATAAAAAAGTGCAGCGAATTATGAGAAATTTAGGCTTGAAGTGTTTCAAATTCAGGCGTAAATCTCGCTATAACTCCTATAAAGGCCATGTGGCGAAAGTAAGTGGCGGAAAATCCCCTGAATCGCAGGTTTCATACGCCGTTATGTCTTCTAAAGCTTGCGACAGATATGACGGAATTCAAAGGGGGTGA